In one window of Nicotiana tabacum cultivar K326 chromosome 12, ASM71507v2, whole genome shotgun sequence DNA:
- the LOC107793600 gene encoding very-long-chain aldehyde decarbonylase GL1-9-like: protein MVFWEGYVSDEVMGTFAPIVVYWLYAGFYQLLPPMDNYRLHTRKEEDEKNLVPLGAVVKGVLLQQLVQATVAQLLFLITSKVTASGNVVQPSIPVQIVQIIIAMLVMDTWQYFVHRYMHQNKFLYRHIHSQHHRLVVPYAIGALYNHPLEGLLLDTFGGALSFLVAGMTARTAVIFFCFAVVKTVDDHCGLWLPGNIFHLFFQNNTAYHDIHHQLQGTKFNYSQPFFPIWDKLLGTYMPYRLVKRPEGGFEARLMKD from the exons atggttttTTGGGAGGGTTATGTGAGTGATGAAGTGATGGGGACATTTGCCCCAATAGTGGTGTATTGGTTATATGCAGGGTTTTATCAGCTATTGCCTCCAATGGATAACTATCGTCTTCACACAAGGAAAGAGGAAGATGAGAAGAATTTAGTTCCACTTGGTGCTGTTGTTAAAGGGGTTCTTCTCCAGCAGCTTGTTCAGGCCACTGTTGCTCAGCTGCTCTTCTTG ATAACTTCGAAGGTAACTGCATCAGGAAATGTAGTTCAGCCCTCAATTCCTGTTCAGATTGTGCAGATAATTATTGCAATGCTGGTCATGGACACATGGCAGTACTTTGTGCATCGCTACATGCATCAGAACAAGTTTTTATACCGCCATATTCACTCCCAGCATCATCGGTTAGTTGTGCCTTACGCGATTGGGGCCCTTTATAACCATCCACTTGAAGGTCTCCTCCTGGATACCTTTGGTGGTGCTCTTTCATTTCTTGTTGCCGGAATGACTGCACGTACTGCTGTAATCTTTTTCTGCTTTGCTGTGGTCAAAACGGTTGATGATCATTGTGGACTCTGGCTGCCTGGTAATATCTTCcatttgtttttccaaaataacaCTGCTTACCATGACATTCATCATCAGCTTCAAGGCACAAAGTTCAATTATTCTCAGCCATTCTTCCCCATATGGGACAAACTTCTTGGAACGTACATGCCATACAGACTTGTAAAAAGACCTGAGGGTGGTTTCGAGGCACGACTGATGAAAGATTAG
- the LOC107793592 gene encoding pentatricopeptide repeat-containing protein At1g34160-like, with amino-acid sequence MAYVDSLLSKCTSFSQLKQLQAHLVTTGIFQFYTCRAKFLDFCAVSSAGNLPYAAYIFRSITFPYKNEWNAIIRGLAQSPKPIDAVTFYVSMSRLPCKPDALTCSFTLKACARALARSETPQLHAHVIRFGFASDVLLRTTLLDAYSKCGDLDYACQAFDEMDVRDIASWNALIAGLAQGNRPTEALQLYKKMRENMEPNEVTVLGALSACSQLGVNKEGDRVHEYIKSRNLDCNVIVCNAIIDMYAKCGLVRKAYEVFNEMKCSRTHVTWNTMIMALAMYGDGEQALELFEKMGQTGIEPDSVSYLAAICACNHAGMVDDGMKLFDAMDRCGVSKNVKHYGSMVDLLGRSGRLDEAYKIVESMPTVPDVVLWQTLLGASKTYGNVEMAETVSKKLVEMGSNHCGDFVLLSNLYAAQGRWHDVKRVREAMKGQDVKKVPGFSYIEVGGTIYKFMNGDMNHPKWKEIYWKLDEILLRIREYGYVAETNYVCHDIGPEEKENALCYHSEKLAVAFGLISTQDGTCISVNKNLRICGDCHVVIKLISKIYEREIIVRDRTRFHRFKNGACSCKEYW; translated from the coding sequence ATGGCCTACGTCGATTCGTTACTGTCAAAATGCACTTCTTTCTCCCAACTCAAACAACTCCAAGCCCATCTCGTAACCACTGGCATTTTTCAATTCTACACTTGCCGCGCCAAATTCTTGGATTTCTGCGCCGTCTCTTCCGCCGGCAACCTCCCTTACGCCGCCTACATCTTCCGCAGCATTACTTTCCCATACAAGAATGAATGGAACGCCATCATTCGCGGCCTTGCCCAAAGCCCCAAGCCCATTGATGCTGTCACCTTTTATGTCTCCATGTCTCGTTTGCCTTGTAAGCCCGACGCTCTTACTTGCTCTTTCACCCTCAAAGCCTGTGCCCGTGCATTGGCCCGTTCCGAAACCCCACAGCTTCATGCCCATGTGATCCGATTTGGGTTTGCATCAGATGTCTTGTTGCGCACAACTTTGCTGGATGCGTACTCGAAATGTGGTGATTTGGATTATGCGTGCCAAGCGTTTGATGAAATGGATGTGAGAGATATAGCAAGTTGGAACGCGTTAATTGCTGGGCTAGCTCAGGGGAACCGACCCACTGAAGCTTTGCAGCTTTATAAGAAAATGAGGGAGAATATGGAACCAAATGAGGTCACTGTGCTTGGTGCTCTCTCTGCCTGTTCGCAGTTGGGGGTGAATAAAGAAGGTGACCGTGTTCATGAGTATATCAAAAGTAGGAATCTTGATTGCAATGTGATTGTTTGTAATGCAATTATTGATATGTATGCTAAATGTGGTCTTGTTAGAAAAGCTTATGAAGTGTTCAATGAGATGAAATGCTCGAGGACTCATGTCACGTGGAATACCATGATTATGGCACTCGCAATGTATGGAGATGGAGAACAAGCGCTTGAGCTTTTCGAGAAAATGGGCCAAACTGGGATTGAGCCAGACAGTGTTAGTTACTTAGCTGCAATCTGTGCTTGTAACCATGCGGGAATGGTGGACGACGGAATGAAATTGTTTGATGCCATGGATAGATGTGGAGTGAGTAAGAATGTAAAGCATTATGGTAGTATGGTGGACTTGTTGGGAAGATCTGGGCGATTAGATGAAGCTTATAAAATTGTAGAGTCAATGCCTACGGTCCCTGATGTGGTTCTATGGCAAACTCTATTAGGGGCTTCCAAGACTTATGGTAATGTGGAAATGGCAGAGACAGTGTCCAAGAAGCTCGTTGAAATGGGATCAAATCATTGTGGGGATTTCGTTTTGCTCTCCAATCTTTATGCAGCACAAGGGAGGTGGCATGATGTGAAAAGAGTAAGGGAGGCCATGAAAGGTCAGGATGTAAAGAAAGTACCGGGTTTTAGCTATATTGAGGTTGGTGGAACGATATACAAGTTCATGAATGGTGATATGAACCATCCAAAGTGGAAGGAGATTTATTGGAAGCTTGATGAGATTTTGCTAAGGATTAGAGAATACGGGTATGTGGCAGAAACTAATTATGTGTGTCATGATATAGGACCAGAGGAGAAGGAGAATGCACTGTGTTATCATAGTGAGAAGCTTGCAGTGGCTTTTGGTTTGATCAGTACACAAGATGGCACTTGTATAAGCGTGAATAAGAATCTTAGAATATGCGGGGATTGTCATGTTGTGATTAAGCTCATTTCAAAGATATATGAGCGGGAGATTATTGTGAGAGACAGGACTCGTTTTCACAGATTCAAAAATGGGGCTTGTTCTTGTAAAGAATACTGGTGA